From the Lepus europaeus isolate LE1 chromosome 12, mLepTim1.pri, whole genome shotgun sequence genome, one window contains:
- the LOC133770976 gene encoding Y-box-binding protein 1-like gives MWCCQKFKASVTITPREEPQLPQPAPVTITATVSSEAEAKAKAENPRHHRQWGREQWPRAASHRRRLLNKDSATKVLGTVKWFGVRNEYGSIPRNDTKEDGFVHQTAVKKNCSIGDGEIMESDAAEGETGAEAANAAGPGGAPGQRCEYAADATITDAVHVRRGPPRNGRPHSQTSESAGKSARRARPNKAGPTFLMRRPSVPTPVRGDVREGAANQDAELGRPVRRNVCGVIDHASAGVLLAEDSLERTAMKRSGEIKELRPRSAATSAWVPRNFSYLRRHPGNPKPQDGKETKQPIHQLRIIQRLRRAGLSKCRLHSSAITRGKHQSS, from the exons TTACCATTACACCCCGGGAGGAGCCGCAGCTGCCGCAGCCAGCCCCAGTCACCATCACCGCAACTGTGAGCAGCGAGGccgaggccaaggccaaggccgagAACCcgcggcaccacaggcagtggggcAGGGAGCAGTGGCCCCGGGCTGCCTCACATCGGCGGCGCCTACTGAACAAGGACAGTGCAACGAAGGTTTTGGGAACAGTAAAATGGTTCGGTGTAAGAAATGAATATGGTTCCATCCCCAGAAATGACACCAAGGAAGACGGATTTGTGCACCAGACTGCCGTAAAGAAGAACTGCAGCATAGGAGACGGGGAGATTATGGAGTCTGATGCTGCTGAAGGAGAAACCGGTGCCGAGGCAGCCAATGCCGCAGGCCCTGGTGGAGCTCCAGGGCAACGCTGCGAATACGCAGCAGACGCGACCATTACAGACGCCGTCCACGTCCGTAGGGGTCCTCCACGCAATGGCCGGCCGCATTCTCAGACTAGTGAGAGTGCGGGAAAGAGTGCCCGGAGGGCCAGGCCCAACAAGGCCGGCCCCACCTTCCTCATGAGGAGACCCAGTGTGCCCACCCCCGTGCGGGGAGACGTGAGGGAAGGTGCTGCCAATCAGGATGCAGAACTAGGTAGACCAGTGAGACGGAATGTGTGTGGGGTTATAGACCACGCTTCCGCAGGGGTCCTCCTCGCCGAAGACAGCCTAGAGAGGACGGCAATGAAGAGGAGTGGGGAAATCAAGGAGCTGAGACCCAGGTCAGCAGCCACCTCAGCGTGGGTGCCCCGCAACTTCAGTTACCTGCGCAGACACCCAGGTAACCCTAAACCCCAGGATGGCAAAGAGACAAAGCAGCCGATCCACCAGCTGAGAATCATCCAGAGGCTGCGCAGGGCGGGGCTGAGCAAATGCCGGCTTCACAGCTCTGCCATCACCCGG ggcaAGCACCAGAGCAGCTAG